The Styela clava chromosome 11, kaStyClav1.hap1.2, whole genome shotgun sequence genome includes the window ATGACTATAATGTGAAGAAATTCCTCGATATTGTTAAGAAGAACAATTTCCAAATCTCAGAAGTCTAGCTCGATGTCTCGCCTCCAACAAATATCGCGCATTGCAAAGAATGAACTGACTGTTTGCGTATTAATCGAAATTGATTGTAAATTTACATACCAAATCCAACGACTCCACCACGCAAAATATCCCAATGGAGATCGGAAATCAGTGAAGCTGTGCGTATTCTTCCATGTTAGATAACTAGCGGCAACCTTTTTATTATTGATTGGCAGAACCTTGATCTTTTTAACTATTTCAACTGGGGTTGGGCTCCCAATATTTAATTCCTATAGTTATCCCGTTGTCCAgaatgatatttgataaaatcactgAAGATTGTATCTATAAACCTCAACGCAGTGCCGATATGGGAATGACGTCCTGTGATCGGTACGACCACGATTCGATAAACAGTTACCGATACTTTTCAAGGCGGCACTTTGTTTTCTACAAATAATCAAGCGATAGTAAGTGAAAGATTGCGCGGAGCATAAGAAGTAGGGATGGGGGGACTTTTCATCTGAGCTTTGCACCCTAAACTCGCGTCAAGCAACTCTTGACCTGGAGAAACGTTTGCCTTCATTTTAGTGAAAATACACCTATATTTTTAAGCTTGGgtcatgtgacagcagtgaccACTCGCAGATATGACTTCGCGCTGCGCGATCCTGTTTTTTGTCAAAAGAATGTAACAGAGAAAACAGGGTTTAATGCCAACTGGGAAGAAACTATTTTTTGCCTACGACAATGGTGAACCACATTGTCTGGTGTGCTTTCAAGTAATATTTGTTACGAAAGAGCATTATTCAAAGCGTCATTACAACACCAATTACGAGAAAGGCTATGAAGAAGCGATCCAGCAATTTAAAAAGTTTCCTATCATCTAAGTTCAGTTATTATGTCTTGTGGCAAAATATTGCTTTATTTCGCCAACGGAAAATGATCAACAAAGAGATTCTATGGAAGAATaggattattattattacttgtTATGATTATAAAAAGAAGATGTACGTGGCTCCGAATGCCCGTGATAGCAAATGTCCTGgttgcaaatgtacgtgggtacCAAAGTATGCCGGTGCAGATTATGGGTGCAAGTATGCCACCTGCAAAGTTTATGCAACTTACCGTGTTTGAACCTTGTTAGTAAAACGACATATATACtggcagtttttatttataccCATGCAGGCTCGTCAAgtggacatatttttctgttccATCCCTTAGCAATTTATACCTGTTCCATCTCATGGAATTCCCAttgaaatacaatttaaaaaaaataattgaatatataaaaatttagtgtCTACTATATAGGACTACACGGAAAACGACAAAATTTATTGACATCGATAACTTAAAAAATTCAGATGTATTGTCTAACTTTGACAATTTAGTATCACActggaaattttatttctgagtCCACCTGCGCATTCAGCAAATTATCAATTTCCCGCTCTTCGACTGTTCTTAATAATTCAGTTAATCCCGCGGATTCCCGAACTCATTTCCTCCCGTTTGATGTTATATGCAGATCAAATGTACACATAGTTTATATACATAACAAACGCATGTAATGTTCGTTTTCGCAACTTGCTCAAGTAATAAGAGCGCTCTACTTCTGCCGATTACACTGGTATGACCGCAATTTTCGTACCCGCATTTAGCAGTGGAAATCTGTGTCCATTTTTCTAATAATCCAATGGTTGTGAATTTAGTTGCCGTAATTTTTAAGTAAATAATAGAAACAAGTATCTAAAGAAAAAAGAATGAGTAAAAAAGTAGGAAATACAAAAGTGTGCTATTACATCCCATGGGAGGATTTTTATAAGAGTCCTATTCTCATGAATATGCCTGTTTATACCTGGTCGCCGTTAACGAACCATAATCACGCAGTAGGACCATGGCCGAGTAGAAGAGCTGATAATAGTATAGTACAATAttagtaaataaaatttcataaagtTAAAAGCTCATGTCATCAAGTTTTCGGAGTCAACTATTTGAGTCAGaagtcaaaaatttattttatagtaaaatCTATAAtcgcttttttaatattttggagTCTGATGAAACTTCTTTTCTACTCCTCTTTACGATTTAGAACCCGATATTTCATACTTTGTTCGTGGCGTAATgctttattaaattaaatgtaggTATTTGTATTTCAGCATcgattaatttcatattttcctcTAACCCTGCCcgctttttattaatttttattccaatatgAGGtgtatttcaaaaaagtttaacaaaaaatacCATTACTAAAAGTTTGTATTTTGAAAGTCTCAACCATTTTGTTTTTACGCCGACCACTTTTTGCCCGCCACGTGGCTGAATTAAAGCTGAGTTGATGTCTTGCGTTCGTCTTCGTCGACAACAATAGCTGCTTTATTGTCGTATCCTTCAGTCATTTTCTCTCTCCTGAAGagataattttgttatttttttagtgttttttttaatattagttATAGGTATAACTAATAATAATGGGAATGcgattgtatatatatatatatacataacgTTTTCACACATTAGACAATAATAGTACGTTTACTGGTAATcgcgaagtatgtgaaccaagatggcggacaccggaacgtagtatgtgtaccaggttggggttaggccatcatttcaGGTACAAGTACTgcgagtcacttggctagtccccgaactcgtaaaagaactaaaatagggaaaattggtataaaattatggcctaaccctgacctggtacacatactacgttccggtgtccgccatcttggttcacatacttcgggagtgcctGTTCACTTATTGCATAAAATTGATGCCGTATTGTCGCTAGAGGTGTGATAGATAtcaatattaaatacaaataatatttcaaatggcCACCCGCCTTGATATGTCCTTTCCTGCGTAGAATAATTCTGCTTCTTCGATGGTTTCCATCATCGGTTTGCCTGTAGTGTCGCGGAAAGTCAGAGACAAGAGACCGCCAATCACTGCCACCGCCCCGAATATGGTATTCGGTAACCATGACACATAATCTTGAAGACCGATGATAAAAGGTGACAAAACGCTCCCAATCCTGGCACTCATTGAACCAAATCCTATACCGTTGCTCCTAAATATGGTCAAATCAGAATTGTGCTGAAGTTGTCAAGTTGAGGAATATTTGAATTAGtgtgaaaattttcaaacagtAGGAGTGGCGTGAATCTTACTAAATTTATGCGCTTTTGATATAGTTATTTCAGAGGTTTTGGTAAAATTTGCAACCGACATTCTTAACATTTGATCGATTCTTGACTGGTTCAGGCCATGGAGAAATACATATATTTGTTTGACAGAATGCAGTACATTTTTACTTATCGACCATTTTGCATTATATATTATGCTTTCAGACTAAGTTGTCTATATCAAGAATGTAAGATTTATCGAAAAATTCTTAAATCtgaatttattttgtataataaaatattgaaatattcacCTGACTACTGTGGGAAACAATTCTCCCGTGAAATTATAAATGACAGCAAACGATCCTGACACAAGTGCTTTTCCGATGAAGGCAAACACAACACCAACCAATATAAGGCCTGGAAGAATAAAGAAGAAATCACATCGCATAACAAACCATAAAATTCTGGAGAGGAAACCTGTTATGCTAGTCATTAATTGTACATGCTGTTAGAAAGCAAAGTAATTAGACAAACTAAATAATTACTAAAATAATGCAAAGAAAGTTACTTTCATCTCCATCTGCAAATGCATTGACAATTGTACTGACTAATAAAGCCACTCCTGCTCCAGTTAATGTAATTGTCAGCAGAAGACGACGCCCAACAAAATCCATGGTGGCGGCACAAACTGTATAGCTTGCAATTTCTAATACTCCAGCTAAAGAATaaattgaaagcaaattttaaattagaaaaattacgcgTATATGCGAATTGGGATGctataaaaaagtttttattagaatattgTATGGTTTTGCATGAACAGGGAAGCTTTTGGTAAAATTTTATGCCGACATGCATCAAAACGGttatatttttgcaaaacaaaGCTTCATAATCATAGAATACAGTAATCAGATACCGTCATTTGTACTATTATATGGATAAAACAATTCACCGTATATATTATTAAGAAATATGTCTCCTGCCAGAGATCCAGCGTTCAGGGAAATTCCATAATACACCATGCTGTTCACCGCCCTGAGAAAATTGTTTGACATAAGAAAGATTGATAAACTTATTCGTGGAAAATTACAGCACAGCTTAAAAGCAtcatttcacaatattttcatCAAGGAAACGTCAAATCTTGATCCTATTTCTAGGGCTATATCATTATGTCTCATAAAAAAGATTGAATTGTTTGTATACTTAGTTGGTTAGAAATTAGAATAGACATTACTGAAATGCTGTCGTTCCTTACCAGTTAAATCCAACTTTCAGTGTTACTATTCTCAACTTGGAATGTTTAAACAAATCTATCGTCGAGTAACTCGTGTCATCTGTTTCGTCATTCTGTAATGGTAAACATTGCATCTACGCCGTGCTATTGCTAGTATGAACTAATATAATATCTAATTGTTTTCTATAATAATTGCATGTGTTCATATGAATATAACGTTGTAGAGGCGGCCAGTCTGCATCCCAATACCGAAATTCCCACTTCGACTTGACATTTCTTGATTCCACCCGATTTCATTTTTTATGCAATGGTATTTCAGCAAGAGGAAAATTTGGTTTGTAGCGATATAATGTGTTAATATAATATGTTAACGAACCTCTCTTTCTTGGGCGGATTTTTCTGCTTCACTCCAAATATTTTCGTCCAATTTGACTTTGTTCAATCTTGCCATTATGGAGACAACCTACAACAATTCACAAAGATGTATTTACAAAGCTGCCATTGTGGAAAAATGAAATTAGCTTCGAACTAACTTTAATGAGGATTTTTTAGAAAGTATCAAGTTAATGAATTTAAAGGTCCGAGGATAACTTCTAATTGCCATTTGTTGCAAATATTTCCCAAAATTCAATGATGAATTATATCATTCCAAACATTCTACATTCTGCATATACTCAATAACCATTAAATTACACTAAAATCGAATAACTTTATATGtacgatttttttttctattttttccaCATTTCATGAATTTAAATACCGTCTCGATCGGTTGTTGTTGTGAATTTTCTTCTAACTCAACCTCCTTTAGTGTTGATATTTGTCAACCAATTGCTAGGAGATTTTAATCATAATATTCTCTTAAGCTATATTTGCTAACCATCTTAAAACTTTTGCGATACTGTTGTACCATTTAGGATAGTATTACGGTACCTTCTCGATAATGCCTTGAGAGtatacataatttattttagattcTATATCcaagttttttcattttttgaagaCAAACCTTTTTTCCCTTTTTCTCTTTTCCTGCTGTAAAAAGCCATCTACCAGACTCTGGTACAATCAAAACAATGATTGCAAGCGGCGCACTCATAACTACAGCTCCTAGCTAAAAAGTAAGTgtgaacaatattttatatataaaaacgaGCAGCCTACAATTTGCGTAAGAAAAAGAAGAATCACGCTAATTTGAATCATTGCACGATTAGGTAATTAAGAGACtgctgaatattttaaaattaaaccgAGTCATAACATTAAAAAAGTATCTAATGCATAAAGATTTCATTGAAATCCATAACGAGAATACGAACCTCCATTTGATGCCAATCTCGGTAAAGATATGCAATCCCAGACCATAACATGTAGCCAATTGCAAATGCCATTTGATAGGATATTCCAACGAGTGTTCGCCACTTGGTTCCGACCATTTCCATAACTGTAAAGTGGTGAAGTACGCATGAAGCTTACTTAGTATTATCTTATCTCATATTTTCTTCCTACAAGCACACAAATACTGTgagtggtatatatatatatatatattacaacaTGTGTTGCTGTTATGCAAATCTTGTTTTGTAACTTTTTTGGGTACCATTCTAATTAACgataaaatgacaaatttaCCCACTGAAAATGCATTCATTTTGAATTTGTGCACAAAATGTATTCTATTGTTTACAGCATTGTAATCGGCTAAAACTACTATAGAATGCTTGCAAAAATTGTAAATGAATATTTCACGAATAAATCTCTGTATCACGttatactataatatatatattgactttgGGTGCATATGAACTGTAGGTATGTTGTCATGAAAATGCGCCTctggtataaaatataaaaggtTCATACTATAGCAGAATATTGCAACATTGCATCCCATTGCAAATGTTGCCACGAGAAACCGAGTAAATGAGAACAGTTCAATCATGTTACAAAAGGCAACACCAAGCATCGAGAAGAGCATGCCATAGCATGTGAGAATTATAGTGAATTTCCTGCCGAATCTAAATTTAAAAGAATGTTTTATTGTAGTTTCACAATATACCCTTTTATTTACGGCAGCATAAAATATGTCATTTTGAGCATACTTTCAATCTAGAAtagacatgggcaaactacggcccgcgggtgaaatgcggcccgttgggtaattcaatatgacccgcctgatgctgtcacaaccaaactaaaaccaaattttgctgttttagcaaaaaatagCTCGAGaaatttgttgggattgcgattaaattgcgttttggcacgaggcttattgttttcttctcttgcttttgtaacatttaAACACATAACATTTAAATATTgtccataaaatgtaacttttacttcatacttacatggcccgccagacccgatgggcaaaattttcagCCCCTTGTCCGAAAAccttgcacacccctgatctagaacATAACTTCTATGGTCCGAAACATATTCAACTTTCTTATATGATTACATAAACTAATATCAAGACTAACCTGTCTGCAATATTTCCAAAGAGTAGTGATCCAACAAACATTCCAATCATGTATGCCGAACTTGACAGTGAATGTGATATTCTTCTATCGCAGACAAGATCGAACTGAATGAAAATATCTCAATATAAACTCATTCTTAAAAGATGAGTTGTGACCTTGAAATCATGCAAAGCTGTATAAAAAGATTAAAGTTCAagagaaaacaaaattataaacaaatccAAAATCTTTTTTGGCATGAACAAGATGCATGCATACCTCTGTTACTGTAGTTTTCTCAAAAGGACTATCGTTATAATAGTACTCGTCACAAGACACAAGTGGCTCACTTTTGTTCACACAGGAAAAATCATTTGGTCCAGAACATTCTGTTAAATCGTATCCGTACCTGTATACGAAAACATTGTTTTTCCTAGTTTGATCAATTTATTTAGCTGGTGAGTCTCTGTCAAGAGTTATTGATTAACGGCATTGAGTACGTTACAAACAATCAGGTCGACGTCGCTCATTGACAACGAATATAattgaatttgtttgttttatcaaaAGACTACATGTAGTATTACAAGCCTGGTATTATTGCCATGAGGAAATTGATTTATTTACATGAACAAGAATTTGCATCCTTTTCAACTACATCTTAGTGTTACCTTTGACATGCATCAATTGGATTATTTTTGTCGTCGAGTGGAGTTGTTAGATTAAACAATTCTTCATTGGTCAAATTTGGGTAAAGAGAAGAGTTGTCTAACGGGTACATAAGACATCTAAAAACAAATGTATTTCGTTCAGCGTTAACGCCCTTCTGAAGAGGTCACTAATGTCAGCATTGCTTTTAGAACAACAGTTGTCTTGATTGAAGGAACTTAtgcaaaatgaaaagaaaaatttggttatcaatttataataatatttatgtatAATGAAAATGttcgattttttgttttattcgtgGTTATTATATACCAAtcgttctgttttttttttttaactaaaatattaatttttgaagttttatttgaTATGTGGGAACTCACCTGTACTCTGGTGTATATGACAAAAACACCGATGCGAGTGCATTCAGGCCTGATGGTATACCAAAATAACACAGTGATATAAAAACAATTATCTGGTACTTGCCAAATGTACCAACTCTTTCTAATAAATAGTCGAAGTCCagcatattttacttttcactgaaataaatatgaattaacTTCGTAGTGTTTTCATAAGTAATTTTATGCAACTTCTTATTTAAAAGGACGCAGCTACTTTTATCCATATTTGATGGATTCTAGTGTATTTTTTCAGAAAGCGTCCCAGCAGCAAAACATGTGTCAAACACATTTATCAAAGTTAACGGATCATCATATTCGTCTCTGAAAGACGATGAACTCTCGTTCAAATTGCAACACTACGGGATTTACTATAATTTCATTACTAGTTTGCACTGTTGACACTACGTCATTTGACACGATACCTTACATATGTAACAACATATCGAATAAAATACTATGGTTGCAATTAATATTTAAACCAGTCAGGAATATAGGTGATATTTAGTTATCAAGAAATACCGacaataaataatatgcaaTTTAGGTTAATTTAAGATTTGACCTATAcaagaataaaaacattttttttcgcGTTGTTTGCCACGTAAAGTATATGTCAAAAAACGTCATGTTTTTTCTAACATCGCATCCCTGCTTAATCATCAATTGAACCCCACTGAGTTGAATTTTCTATTGTAGGTAGTTTGTATGCGTGCGAGTTCTGATACACTTTTTGTGGGCATTCGCACAAGCGAAACTGGTATTTGCGGGTGAAAACCGTCtgagaaaagtgattttatgAGAATGAATCATTGACCGCTCAAGGTTCTCTGGAACAGATTCTAAAAAGATATTATCCGCCCACGGCTACATTTTGCCAATAACGTGGTGAAAGACAAACTTTCTCCTGTTTCAAGAATTGGTGTGGATTGTGGTGTATAGAAAAGTATTATCTCAATTCATATAACGTTGCAAACGAAGCTTTCCATAGCTGTAGCGTTGCATTATTATCGACTGATATTTTCTATTTCTATTGACTGTCGTTCGCCGATTCGCCTTTTATACTTATCTAAATTTGTGTACACTCTCTGTCACGACGGCTTCGCGAAGAAAGGTCTCAAAATGTTTGTCTTTGAGTCTTACTCTTTTTGTTGAAAGTATTCACTTTCCAGCATATTATACTCATGTCATGACTTTGACCGGTTCAGCAAAGAtcaatttatttccattatatcatttttatatgTACCTAATGCAAAATTATTAGAAATTTACCCACAAACCGTTTCTCTGAGTCGCGAATGCTAGATATGGAACTGACGAAACTTGTTTCTTTGACTCGTCTACAAAAAACTGCCTTCTCATTAAAACTTCGTTTCAGCAAAAATTCGTTTGTTTAATActcatttttcacaaaaaaaaatttgccacaATTGGACATTCTCGTTAGCTTTACCTCACAAAAGATTCTTATAATTTTTACCACTTTTTGACAATAAAAGCGGCGGCAAAAGGCGGTGTGACTTTTGTCTAGCAATATAGGCGCGGTCCACAGTTCTCTCCGAAGTTCGTTATACTTCATCCCAACGAAGAATAACTCAAGAACGCTTCCATATTATCAAGTATACTTATAAATTGAATAGACTCGTAATACCTGAACTATATATAATCGGAATCTCATGAAGTTTATGAAAGTTTtcgaaaacatatttttaaatttcca containing:
- the LOC120347479 gene encoding organic cation transporter protein-like, with amino-acid sequence MLDFDYLLERVGTFGKYQIIVFISLCYFGIPSGLNALASVFLSYTPEYRCLMYPLDNSSLYPNLTNEELFNLTTPLDDKNNPIDACQRYGYDLTECSGPNDFSCVNKSEPLVSCDEYYYNDSPFEKTTVTEFDLVCDRRISHSLSSSAYMIGMFVGSLLFGNIADRFGRKFTIILTCYGMLFSMLGVAFCNMIELFSFTRFLVATFAMGCNVAIFCYIMEMVGTKWRTLVGISYQMAFAIGYMLWSGIAYLYRDWHQMELGAVVMSAPLAIIVLIVPESGRWLFTAGKEKKGKKVVSIMARLNKVKLDENIWSEAEKSAQERENDETDDTSYSTIDLFKHSKLRIVTLKVGFNWAVNSMVYYGISLNAGSLAGDIFLNNIYAGVLEIASYTVCAATMDFVGRRLLLTITLTGAGVALLVSTIVNAFADGDESLILVGVVFAFIGKALVSGSFAVIYNFTGELFPTVVRSNGIGFGSMSARIGSVLSPFIIGLQDYVSWLPNTIFGAVAVIGGLLSLTFRDTTGKPMMETIEEAELFYAGKDISRREKMTEGYDNKAAIVVDEDERKTSTQL